TTCTGTGTTTTAAAGCATGTTTAGACAAATCACGGTCATCTTGGATCAGAAGAGAGAAAAACCGCAATCTTTGAGATTTGTTGTCAAGAAATGGGTCGCAATAAACATAATGGGCCCTATAAACGACATATCACATATGATGGTGCTTAATAATTGTAGTCCACCCAGCCTTCTCCAGATGATAAGTTTTCAACTCAACAATAACCATTGGATGATCAAACGCGACTACTACATAAAACATCTGCGCTACACGATATCGCTGCCTCAATATCTTAACGTGAAGtcaaaccagaaaaaaaaatcacaaaaagaccaaccgattttttttttcttatcgaTCATCACAAATTTGGGCTCATCGTTTCTCAATCTAGGGTTTTGCGAATGGGATAATTTCCGTATCAATTTCTCAGAAATCACAATTAGGGttattaaaaattagggtttcatttcATTTCTATCAAAAACATTTAAAGAAATGGAGACAACAACAAGAACATCAAATTCACCAACAGCGGATATCATAGAACCACTATTAGGCAATTCAAATCgaggtggaggagaagatggtAGTAACAATGGAAACAGAATCAATCGAAGTTCTTCATCGGGTTTACGCGGAGCAGCAAGGTTTTTACGAAGAGCAAGTAGTAGAAGAATGATGAGAGAACCGTCAATGTTAGTAAGAGAAACAGCAGCAGAACAATTAGAAGAAAGACAAAGTGATTGGGCATATTCAAGACCTGTTGTTGTTCTagacatattatggaattttgctTTTGTTATTATTGCTGTTGTTTTCTTGATTTTGGGTAGAAATGAAAAACCAGCTTTGCCATTGAGATTATGGATTTGTGGTTATGCTCTTCAGTGTATACTTCATATGGTTTTCGTTTGTGTTGAGTATAAACGAAGAAATCCACCGCAGCGGTTGGCTCCGATTGTTGGGACTGGTGGGAATCAGAGTAGTGGGAGTTTGAGTACTAGTTCTCAGGAGGGATCTAGTGATTCTCATGAATATCTTGttgaacaacagcaacagcaacaagaagGGGGTGTCAGTTCTTCTACTTCCAGGTATATAATTTTGATATCTAGTTAGCtaaagagttctttaagttttatGATGGTTTGAATGCGAATTGGGAAAAGTTTAGCTGTTTGAAATTATTGGCTGAAACTAGGATTTTGAGTTGGAGCTATTTGGATGTAATTTGGTGAGTTTTATAGCtgttttgatgaattttgggtttattgTTGACAGTGCTGCTAAGCATTTGGAGTCTGCTAATACGATGTTTTCATTCATATGGTGGATTATTGGATTCTATTGGGTATCTGCTGGTGGCCAGACATTGACAACTGATGCTCCTCAGCTTTACTGGTTCGTAATGAGTTATATATTTGTTTTGATTTGAGTTGAAATTGAATGTTAGTTTGGTCTTGTTTCTGACTAGGACTATTTCATTTTGCAGGTTATGTATTGTATTTTTGGCGTTTGATGTTTTCTTTGTGGTATTCTGTGTTGCCCTGGCATGTGTTATTGGTATTGCTGTTTGCTGCTGTCTTCCATGTATAATTGCTATCTTATACGCTGTGGCAGATCAGGTATCTTCTTGGTTTCCCTGCTTTTTGGTCATATTGTATGTTACTTTCATCTTGTATAAATGCTTCCATCAACATGAATATTCCACTTTGCGATACCAGTTTACAATCAGATTCAGACGTATTGTCATGTTGGGTATGCATGCTGAAGGCAATTGTTAAGAAGCTAGAGTATCCCTATGCAGCTTGATCCAAGTAGGATGGTAGGAAATTGGAAAACCTCAGTTAGGCATTCAAGTAGTCTGAAAAAATCAATTCTAGACATGCTcgtcatatttatttttttttggtaaatttcTCAGGATATTTGGCTTTTGAAGAAAACATCAAATACAGTTATCTACTAGAAATGATAGAGGCGATAAAAAATGGTTACTAGAAGATATGTATTTTAGTTTCTTAATTATTGACGTTAGAGATGAAAAGCCAAATACATGGAGATGTCCATATGACATGTCCCAGGGGCGGAGCCAGAAAATCTCCTATGGGGAGGCAAAATTGTTTTAGGGTaagcaaaaggaaaaaattaGGCTTGGGGTAGAGAAAAAAAAGGCATGGAATAGGTAAAATTAGGCTTGGGAGCCATCCAGGAAGGGTAGGCAGTTGTCGACCCTTGCCATGGGTTGGCTCCGCCACTGTCATATACCTAAATGTACCCTTGTTTGTGTTTTCGACTAATAGGTGAGTTTTTCATGAAGCAGCATTTTTTGTTATGTAGTAACTATTTGCAGGTGAAGGCCTATTTACATATACTGAAGCATTTAAGGtagttacattttttttttttttttgcattctttGTTCACCTTGGCGATACTACGCCCGAAGAGCAACGTCCACAGGGTACAATTTCCATCCGATTGATTTAATATGTGACACTAACTCTGTAAAAATTGGGTCTCTTTGTGGTGTTGGTGTTAAGCTGAGACCTCTCTGAAATATTACTCAGAGTTTGAAAAGCTTTTGGCTCTGTCAtattttccttctttcttttgcCTGAACTAGCATGATCTTCTATACTCATCCTTAGGTTCTTTCATCGAATTTTGATTCTCTCCCTAATGCAAGCAGGAAGGTGCATCCAAGGATGACATTGATCAACTACCAAAGTTCAAATTCCGAAAAATTGGTGATTTTGAGAAACAGAGCGGTGAGGTACAGGGGCCATTCGGAGGAATCATGACTGAGTGCAACACTGATGCACCTGTAGAGCACATTCTCTCTTTGGAGAATGCAGTAAGTTGAACTGATCATATTTGTATGACCTTGAATTTTGATAGTCAGACAACTTTCTATATATAGTTAAAAGTTAGTAAAACCCATCCCTCAGTCTTGGCCAAAATAAAACAGTGTTACAGTAACAAGAAAAAAGAAGGGTTACCTCCGTTGTGATGTGGATGATGATTCTTGCAGGAATGTTGCATCTGTCTTTCTGCCTATGATGATGGAGCTGAGCTGCGTGAGCTTCCTTGTCGCCACCATTTTCACTGTGCGTGCATTGATAAGTGGTTATTTATAAATGCCACCTGTCCTCTCTGTAAGTATAACATCTTAAAGACTGGCAGCAATGGAAGAGAGCAAGTATAGAGTGTCTAAACTTCTGAAATCTCACCTGTAGTACATGCTTCAGGTATTCATTAGTTATTGTAAACACCTGTCTTTCAAATTTCCACCTAGTTAGTGCGAGTAGAACAGAACATCCTCgttctttttctccccaaatcCTTTCACCGTCAGCCTGCGGTTTTGCATGTTATCCATGGGCACCATGGATCATTTTTATCATGTGTGAAGATTTCCTCCTTTATGTGTGTGGTATGTTTTATATCTTTCTGCTTAGATTCGTTGTATGTAAACTTGAAATGGCAGAACCATGTGCACATATATATTGTAATGTTATACCGGAGCTGCTTGGTGTTCTGCTTGAACAGCTTGTCCCCTACTTTTCTTGATGATACATTTTAATGATGTCACGGGTGATGAAGTCATTAGCTAACATCATCATTGTTTTTCAAAGTCTTTGTTTCCTTTGTGTGCTTGTTGCTTGTTTTGGACTTTGAAACATCTCAATGGTTTTGcttctttgttttattttgtgcatTAGCCTGGTAGGATAACTGATTGTGATGGTTGTTAGGTTCATTAGATATGTTGTCGAAAATACTAGCTCTTCATTTGATCACAGAATTATGACCTTGTACCTAGCTCGGGACTCGGGGAATCAGAGCATGCCAGGATTGAGTAACCTTCTATCCGAGTCCAACAGATTTGTCTTTATTTGGCCAGGGTTCCTTGCTGAAAAATTAAGATAGTCGACCCAATGCAATACTAGGGATTTTACAGTCGAATAATTTAATACGCCATTGTTTGCTGCTTGTATTATTTAGATGTTATGTTAATCAGAGACTTGAGGGAATCAGTTTATCTCATCTTATGAGAAATCCTGTATATCAATATTTTAGTACAGAGTCAACTTAACACCTAACTTGACAGATAACTTAAAAGTAAAGTCTAGAATTCTCCGTCCCTGAAAATAATAGCAAAATTTCAATTAACG
The nucleotide sequence above comes from Papaver somniferum cultivar HN1 chromosome 8, ASM357369v1, whole genome shotgun sequence. Encoded proteins:
- the LOC113304421 gene encoding E3 ubiquitin-protein ligase At1g12760-like, whose product is METTTRTSNSPTADIIEPLLGNSNRGGGEDGSNNGNRINRSSSSGLRGAARFLRRASSRRMMREPSMLVRETAAEQLEERQSDWAYSRPVVVLDILWNFAFVIIAVVFLILGRNEKPALPLRLWICGYALQCILHMVFVCVEYKRRNPPQRLAPIVGTGGNQSSGSLSTSSQEGSSDSHEYLVEQQQQQQEGGVSSSTSSAAKHLESANTMFSFIWWIIGFYWVSAGGQTLTTDAPQLYWLCIVFLAFDVFFVVFCVALACVIGIAVCCCLPCIIAILYAVADQEGASKDDIDQLPKFKFRKIGDFEKQSGEVQGPFGGIMTECNTDAPVEHILSLENAECCICLSAYDDGAELRELPCRHHFHCACIDKWLFINATCPLCKYNILKTGSNGREQV